In Zingiber officinale cultivar Zhangliang chromosome 3A, Zo_v1.1, whole genome shotgun sequence, the DNA window agacacCTTGTGCTCTACAATTCTTCATTCTAAGAACAAACTATTTGGCAAACACATAGACTTGAATTCATTTTCTCCAAAATGTCTCAATATTCAAGTAGCATCAGCTCTGACTTGACAAGTGAAAATGAAGTTCAAGTTGAAGTTGTTAATGAAGGTTATGATTTGGGAAATGAGCTAATGTCATTGATACTTCAACAAAGCCGAAAAATAGTTGAAGTATATGAAAGTAATAACGAGATGTAGTGAAGAAGAAGATTCATCCAAAGGAATCGAGAAGCTAGGCATGCAAGGATCTTCAATGACTATTTCTCCACAAGCCCAGTGTATCTAGATCAAATATTTTGAAGACGATTTCACATTCTAAGAAATTCATTTTGTCTCATAGTGAATGCACTTGAAAGTCCTTCATCGTATTTTCAATAGAGGAACGATGTTACGAGAAGAAAAGGCTTGTTACCACTACAAAAATGAATGATTGTGATTCACCAATTGGCTTATGGAGTCTCAGCTGACCATCTTGACGAGTACCTATGTATGAGTGAATCAATCGCCATCAAGTGTCTTTTCAAGTTATGCAGTTATGTGATTGAACTATTTGGTGATCGATATTTGAGAAGGTCGAATGCTCATAATGTTCAACGTCTCCTTCAAATGCATGATTAGAGGCATGACTTCCCTGGAATGTTGGATAACATTGATTGCATGCATTGGGaatgaaaaaaattatctaaTTGCTTAGAAATACTAGTTTACAAGAGGTCATGGATCACCAATAATCATGCTTAAAGCAGTCAGCATCTCAAGACTTATGGATATGACATGTATTCTTTGGTGTCGTAGGTTCATGTAATGATATTAATGTATTGTACAAATCTTCCATATTCAATAACGTCTTGCAAAGAAATGACTTGGAGATTAGTTTCATGGTCAATGAGACTCAATATAAGAAGGAGTATTATCTAATAGATGGAATTTATTCGAAATGAGCTATTTTTATGAAGGCGTTTCCTTGCCCGGAAAATCCCAAGAGGAGGTTGTTTAAGGAAAGATAAGAGTCTGCAAGAAAAGATATTGAATGAGCATTTGAGATGCTTCAAGTTCGATGGGCAATTGTTAAAAGTCCAACATGTTATTGGTATAGAAAAAAAAGTTAAAACATATTATGTTAGGATGCATTCTTTGCACAACATGATTGTTGAAGATGAGAGGGGTCACGTGACAAATTAGTACAATGATGAAGGTGACGAACCCGCGCAACCCATCCAGGGCTTAAACAAAGGATTTCATAATTATCTCCAGACAAATTTTGAACTACGTGACAGTCATGTGCATCACCAACTTCGTGCCGACTTAGTTAAACATATTTAGTtacaatataataacaatcattgAATTAGTATTTTATAGTTTCTCTTTatgtttaatttatatattattttttaattttatgaaagtgtgatttttttatatgatgtattccttcatttcaaatttacaataatattttaattttaaataaatgacACTtataaaataaggaaaaatattttacttaataaatatatttaaaaatattattattattgattttaaataataattatttaaattatgtaaataaaattgaaattttatttatttaatgtaAAATAAGAATAAAGATAATGATAGACCCTCAAAGTATTAATGTTAAAATGAATATAAGAGAATGAATATCTTAATATAATGTGTATGTGACATGTGAACTATACAATAATGACAGTTAATATTAAAATGAACGTGAAAGAATGAAAACGTTAATATATATTAACCTGTATGTAGCATGTGAACCTTATGCTTTTTTATGGGTGGTGGGTGTAATACTAAATAAAATAATCATAATTTTGGTTAATTTTaccatataaatttaaaaatagaggTGACAATTAGCTAGTAATAAGTCAAGCTATAGACTAGATCCGGCGACTAGATCGGTCCTGATACACCACAATCAATTAATTAGGTCTAGCCGTATCCTACTCGATCGATTGATTTTTACACCTCTAGTCTAAAGTAATACAAATCCATTCGATCGTCCCCACCACGAGTTAGCAATCAATTACCTTACGACCTTAAAGTTATAAACTATGTTCCTCTCCAACCCATAACCTATAATACTTTTCCCTCTCCCGAAATCATATTCCACCAATAGTATATCTAATAGCTAATTAAACAAACCGGCTAAAACAATATCGTGTTCTTTATTCAATTTCCCCTCCCCTTTTAATAATCTATTTCGTAATTAATATTCAATAGATCATCCCATTGGAAGATAAATAACACCGGCACCTCAAAGCTATAACCAAAGAAAGAaagctagagagagagagagagagagagagagagagagtgagagagagagagagagagtgcttCGTCGTCCCACCTTCTAGCAAATTATTGGCTTCTTCTCAGGCATGGAATTAAACAGATTCAAGATCATTCTTCCTCCAGTTTAATTAATGGTTGAAAATCATGGTCTGCAGGTCTGCTATTGACTCGCTGTTCTTGTTGTAGAAAGATGGGGCGAGGAAAGATTGTGATCAAGAAGATCGACAACATGACGAGTAGACAAGTGACCTTCTCAAAGCGAAGGACTGGTTTGTTCAAGAAGGCTAAGGAGCTGGCCATCCTGTGTGATGCTGAGATCGGCCTCATCATCTTCTCTGACACCGGTCGCCTCTACGAGTTTTCTAGCTCCAAGTAAGTGAAAATCATTATATGTTGTTTTTTTCTTCTAGATATTCTTGGGAGTGATCTTCTTAAACTCGTAGGATTTGTAAAAGTTAAGATCTTATAAGAAAATCTTTAGTGGGGTTTGAGATATAGTGAATCTTAGTATCTAGATCTAATTGTGGTTTCTCTTCTCTTTTAGATTTTTATGCCATATTTAATAACACACTCAAACTAGCATCTACACTTTGGTTAATTCATAGAAAAATACTCTTAGTTTTTGAAATTGAGATTATTTTGATAAGTGATCTAGCCTAAGGATTGTTGATGGAGCCTAATATCACAGTTTCGAAGCCAAGATTAATTATGAGAGATATATATTCCATGAGATCAGCTTAATTATTTTGACATAATTTGTTTTTCAAAACCCTTTGATATGCAAATTAAACTGACAATTGCTTATCCATATTGATTGATTATCATTGCTTTTTTAGTTACATGATCTCATTTTAATTGTTAAATACTTGCAAATGTGAAGTGCTTAATTAACTCCACTATCATCCCTAATTGACTAATAGGTAAGAGCGTATGATTTCTATTCCGGACATAAtagttattattttgtaggcTAGTTCTAATAGAGAATTTTCAGGGGAGACGTGTGATATTCTTCTCTagatttaattgaataatatgaACTTCAATAAAGATAATGATCTAATTAACATCaattaaataaatgtttaaataatcTCAAAACTCTAACGACACACGCAGAAGGTGAAAATAACCTTAATAAAAATGACTCAAATTCTTCGGAACATCTAAAAATGCTTTAAACGATTTTTTCCCCCTAAGATTAAGTTGATATGGATTACACTTGAGAATAAATGTAGCAATgaattttaattgatatattataaactttgaaattaaattcaaattaaaattacggTCTTTCAAAGTTTACGAATCCCCCTCCATTAGCTTCACACTTAACTAGGTTAAGTGTTGGATCATTAAAGGAATTGTTTTATCTTTTATTATGGTTAATTAATTAAAGCTGGAGTGTGTTTCCTTGAAATGGCAGCATGAAGTCTCTGATTGAGAAATACAGCAAGGCAAAAGAAGAGAACCATTTGATTGTGTTTGCAGCTTCAGATGTTAAGGTACACTTCTAGCTTCTGCTGGTTCATTGCAAACTACAATTTTCATTACTTAATCaagttttatatataattttttcctcATTTTCAGTTTACTTTTTCTTGTTTTTATATTGTGTTTCACACACACTGAAAAATGACATTTACACTGCAGGTGATGAAATCTAGGTTAGAAAAGTTATATGTATTTGATCATATATAATCTATTTAATTGAGATTTATGGATTGAAAAAGATCATGTGCTAGTAAAGATGTTTTTTGTTTGAGGAATACAAAAGAAGTATTTTGTTGTTCATGAGACTGCATCAATAAATTGTTAATTTCTTCATTATTTTACTTGAAACTAAATGTTCATCTAGCGTGAATTATCGAGCCTCTTGTGGTCTTATTGCTAGTTTTGGCAGAAGGAGGCAGCGAGCTTGAGGCAACAATTTCACAACTTGCAACAAAATCACAGGTATGCAATTATCTAACCCTCAAAGACATCATTCACATCTAAAATGTACATTAACTATTGAATGAAGATGCATGTGATAAATTTGTTCGATCACGACAACTTCAGGAAGATGATGGGAGAGGAGCTTTCTGGTTTGAGTGTCGCCGATCTGCAGAATCTACAGAACCAACTGGAATCGAGTCTGCGGGGTGTCATAATGAGGAAGGTTTGGGAACACATTGATCTTTCAAGTGTTCAGTATGTGCTGTGCAATAATCACATCTGTTCTTGCAGGAACAACTTTTATTCCAAGAGATTCAAGAACTCGATCGAAAGGTTATTAATTATAACTACTACATTGTTTTAGCCAGGTACATCTTGATGGCCTAACTCAAATCATTAGTTTCCTCACCCAGGGAAGGCTAATTGGTCAAGAAAATATGGAACTATACAAGAAGGTAAACTTGATGAGGCAAGAAAATGAGCAACTACACAAGAAGGTATCCATTTCACTTGTGTGTGCATTTCCACACTATGAACTTAAAACAATTTTGTACCATCAATGTGATCAGATTTACGAAACAAGGGCGGAGGATGACACCGATAGAGCTTCGAGTGTTCGACACAGTTTTAGTGTCACCGACGAAACATACATGCCCATTCAACTTCAACTAAGCCAACCACAAACTGAATGTCACAACTCAGGGTAGcttctttttttcatttttattttctttttcttttggaaaTTAAAAGATATGAAACTGAACTATTGATCTTATCTGAATTTTCAGAAGACATCAGCTGCACTGAAAGATGGCTCCAAACTGTGATTGTGAATGTGAAGATCTAGCAGTTATTGAAAATTCAGACTGTTTGTTTGGTGTATTTTAAGGGTTATTGAATAGGTCTTTGAAACCTTTGTATGAACTAGGCAAACTTCATAAAAGATCTTGAACGGATCCATGATCCATGGACTGGGCGTTTCTATATGATTggtcaaataaaatatatattgtggTTCTTCATTGCATACGACCATCTTCGTTTGATGGAATGTTTAGTTTACGAAGGgttttcttttctcttataagAGAGCTTTCGGTGTCTAAAGGTAGTAGAAGTTCATATTATTTTCTCCATTGGTGTTGGAAAAGGAGGCTAGGGTACAGTAGATTATTATAGCAATTATACTGCTATAATATATATAGAAATTATAGTGCACGAGAATCATGTTAGCTTGCACACCGGGTGTCTCTCACGCGCGAGAAGCGCCTTCAAATaagttgaaatttatttaaatataaataatgatattatatataataaaatttaatagtATAAAAAGATTTATATACCCGGTCCGACCCATTTagtttgataaaatttaattattgttATTGTATTGGAATATGACATAGAGTAAAGTTGTTTCAATTTGGTCAAAACTAATATAATGCTTATGAAATACAATTGAtctaaatattttcaatttaattctACTATTATTAATATTAGTAGAAAAAGGGTTTCTATTTGCAAATAATAATATAGTACTGAAGCAATCTTATCAAAgataattaagattttttaacATATTTACAATACAACCCTATAAAATGATAGTCAATCTTACTATAAAGTGAAAGTTACAGAGTCTGTTAAATTTgaaattacaaaataaaaatttagatttaattctatcAAGATAACTTCATAGCTGAGGTCCAATCGGGTTGACTGCCCTGGTAAGACAAGCGGATAATCGACTGATAAACCTGAGTATCGAGAGGGCCAAGTGTCGCTCAAGTGGAATGCCGAGTGCCACTTAAGCCTGAGTGGATCATCTAGTATTGAGTAAGAGAACCCAAGTGCTAAGCATGGGTTTGTTGATGTAATTGTatttgggtcaaggttgatcaattTGAATATGGATTGGTCCGAGcttaagtttcgatgtttgataatgtgTGAGAAAGAAGTCAAATATGTCGAGAGAGGACTGGATACCTGAATGAAAAAAATCTTAACT includes these proteins:
- the LOC122053693 gene encoding MADS-box transcription factor 23-like isoform X2, with protein sequence MGRGKIVIKKIDNMTSRQVTFSKRRTGLFKKAKELAILCDAEIGLIIFSDTGRLYEFSSSNMKSLIEKYSKAKEENHLIVFAASDVKKEAASLRQQFHNLQQNHRKMMGEELSGLSVADLQNLQNQLESSLRGVIMRKEQLLFQEIQELDRKGRLIGQENMELYKKVNLMRQENEQLHKKIYETRAEDDTDRASSVRHSFSVTDETYMPIQLQLSQPQTECHNSGRHQLH
- the LOC122053693 gene encoding MADS-box transcription factor 23-like isoform X1 codes for the protein MGRGKIVIKKIDNMTSRQVTFSKRRTGLFKKAKELAILCDAEIGLIIFSDTGRLYEFSSSNMKSLIEKYSKAKEENHLIVFAASDVKFWQKEAASLRQQFHNLQQNHRKMMGEELSGLSVADLQNLQNQLESSLRGVIMRKEQLLFQEIQELDRKGRLIGQENMELYKKVNLMRQENEQLHKKIYETRAEDDTDRASSVRHSFSVTDETYMPIQLQLSQPQTECHNSGRHQLH